In Zunongwangia profunda SM-A87, the following proteins share a genomic window:
- a CDS encoding Lrp/AsnC family transcriptional regulator: MAKFKLDETDHQILDMLIENTRTPFTDIAKKLLISAGTVHVRVKKMEEAGIIIGSSLTLDYQKLGYAFIAYVGVFLKNTSQTKFVLERINEIPFVTVAHVTTGKFNVFCKVRARNTQHAKEIIFQLDDIEGVYRTETMISLEESINDKKRLMHSIFKEL, encoded by the coding sequence ATGGCCAAATTTAAATTAGACGAAACAGATCATCAGATTCTCGACATGCTTATCGAGAATACTAGAACTCCGTTTACCGATATCGCTAAAAAGCTTTTAATTTCTGCCGGTACGGTTCACGTTCGTGTAAAGAAAATGGAAGAAGCGGGAATCATAATAGGTTCTTCGTTAACGCTGGATTACCAAAAACTTGGGTATGCGTTTATCGCTTATGTAGGTGTGTTTCTTAAAAACACCTCACAAACAAAATTTGTTTTAGAAAGAATTAATGAAATTCCTTTTGTAACCGTTGCTCACGTTACTACCGGAAAATTTAATGTTTTCTGTAAAGTTAGAGCCCGTAATACACAGCATGCTAAAGAAATTATCTTTCAATTAGATGATATTGAAGGAGTATATCGTACCGAAACCATGATCTCTTTAGAAGAAAGTATTAACGATAAAAAACGTTTAATGCACTCTATTTTTAAAGAGCTGTAA
- a CDS encoding helix-turn-helix transcriptional regulator codes for MVNTKEFTNRLQEIIEYYDLTASSFADKIEVGRSSISHLLSGRNKPSLEFVMKIVKTFPEVELYWLLNGKGSFPKVENDTSPEKTSIVSSKKESVPAQKFENDLFSETNPADPVNKVVSSFPSKTDKKISRVIIFYEDGTFDAFEN; via the coding sequence ATGGTAAACACTAAAGAGTTTACAAATAGATTACAGGAAATTATCGAATATTATGATTTAACGGCTTCTTCTTTTGCTGATAAAATTGAAGTTGGCAGGTCTTCGATTAGTCATCTATTGTCAGGGCGGAATAAACCCAGCCTGGAATTTGTTATGAAAATTGTGAAGACTTTTCCTGAAGTAGAACTCTACTGGTTACTTAATGGGAAAGGAAGCTTTCCTAAAGTTGAAAATGATACCTCTCCCGAAAAAACTAGTATCGTCTCATCAAAAAAAGAATCGGTTCCTGCACAAAAATTCGAAAATGATTTATTTTCTGAAACTAACCCGGCAGATCCAGTAAACAAGGTTGTATCTTCTTTTCCTTCTAAAACCGATAAAAAAATCTCGAGAGTGATTATATTTTATGAAGATGGTACTTTTGATGCCTTTGAAAATTGA
- a CDS encoding M14 family zinc carboxypeptidase — protein sequence MKYAAPIKEIMDRYPDFKLNQIKDRYINQSHIQPILNNFEKDVELSKIGYSVNKEPIHLIRIGNGKIKVLAWSQMHGNESTTTRAVLDVINALIYLDTVETRDILNNISLYCIPMLNPDGARKYTRFNYNNVDLNRDAQNLTQPESRLLRKVFEEVKPQFCLNLHGQRTIFSAGLTDKSAVMSFLTPAEDEERHLSAKRSESMKIIAQIASDLQEVLPGQIGRYDDGFNLNCTGDTFQSEGVPTVLFEEGHFPNDYTREATREFVVASIISSLRSIAIGTYLDFSVEDYFAIPENAKNFNDILIKNVRILDSIKDVSIQYSEKLVGNKIEFIPKIEKIEDKIDKYGHKEVDGEGKILELEGRKTPVENVIVDKIFLNREILMVKCD from the coding sequence ATGAAATACGCAGCTCCTATTAAAGAAATCATGGATCGTTATCCAGATTTTAAATTGAATCAAATAAAAGACCGTTATATCAATCAGTCTCATATTCAACCGATCCTGAATAATTTTGAAAAAGATGTTGAACTATCTAAAATTGGCTATTCTGTAAATAAGGAGCCTATTCATCTTATTAGAATTGGTAATGGAAAAATAAAAGTTCTGGCCTGGTCTCAAATGCACGGTAACGAATCCACAACGACCAGGGCCGTTCTGGATGTTATTAATGCGCTTATATATTTAGATACTGTAGAAACCCGCGATATTTTAAATAATATCAGTTTATATTGTATTCCAATGTTAAACCCTGATGGAGCAAGAAAGTATACCCGGTTTAATTACAACAACGTAGATCTTAACAGGGATGCTCAAAATCTAACGCAACCAGAAAGCCGTTTACTTAGAAAAGTATTTGAAGAGGTGAAGCCGCAGTTTTGTTTAAACCTGCATGGCCAAAGAACCATCTTTAGTGCCGGTTTAACGGATAAGTCGGCAGTAATGTCTTTTTTAACACCTGCTGAAGATGAGGAACGTCATCTTAGCGCGAAGCGAAGCGAAAGCATGAAAATAATTGCGCAAATTGCTTCAGATTTGCAGGAGGTGTTACCAGGGCAGATTGGACGCTATGATGATGGATTTAACCTTAATTGTACGGGAGATACATTTCAAAGCGAAGGGGTGCCGACTGTTTTATTTGAAGAAGGTCATTTTCCCAACGATTATACGCGTGAAGCGACCAGAGAATTTGTAGTGGCAAGTATAATTTCTTCATTAAGAAGTATAGCAATAGGTACTTATTTGGATTTTAGCGTAGAAGATTATTTTGCTATTCCTGAAAATGCTAAGAATTTCAATGATATTTTGATTAAAAACGTCAGGATATTAGATAGTATTAAGGATGTAAGTATTCAATATTCAGAAAAATTGGTCGGCAATAAGATTGAATTTATACCGAAAATTGAAAAAATCGAGGATAAAATTGACAAATATGGTCATAAAGAGGTTGATGGAGAAGGCAAAATACTGGAATTAGAAGGGCGGAAAACACCAGTCGAAAACGTTATAGTTGATAAAATATTCTTAAATAGAGAAATATTAATGGTTAAATGTGATTAA